DNA from Thermoleophilum album:
GCGCAGGTAGGCACCGGCGCGGTCGATCTCCATGCGCACGGGTTCGCGACCTAGGACGTCCTCGACCCGCACCTCGCGCGCCTGGCGCACTAGCTCGACGCCGCCGGAGAGCAACTCGAACACCGTCGGCAGCGTGCGCACCGGTATCTGGCGTTCCCGACACGCGGTCACGACTTTCTGGCGCAGCAGACCGGGGGCCGAAGGGATCGCGATGATCACCTCGTCGGGCTTGGTTTCGTCGAGGATGCGCGGCAGCTCGTCGGTTCCGCCGAGCACCTTGAGTCCGGCGATTCGCATCCCCTGCTTGCGCGGGTCGTCGTCGACGAAACCGATCGGCGCGCTTCCCAGCTCGGGGTTGCGACGCAGCTCGGCTGCTACCTGCTGGCCGCCGTTGCCCGCACCGACGATCAGCACCTCGCGCGCTGCGCGCTCCAGAAGCGGCCCGCGTAGCGGTCGCTCGACGACCAGCGCCCGCACCAGGAAGCGGGCGCCGCCGAGCAGAGCGAGCGTCAGCAAGAGGTCGAGCGCGATTACTCCGCGGGGTGGATCGACCCGGCCCGGGGCCAACGCGAAAGTGCTGGCGATCACCGCGACGCTGGCCACCAGCACGGCCCGCACGAGCGACCGAAAATCGCGCTGGTCGACGTATCGCCAAAGCTTGGAGTAGGCGCCGAGCAGTGCGAGCACGGCGATCTTGATCGCCACCACCAGCGGCAGCGTCGCCACCAACAGGTCGCGGTAGCGGGGCGGTATCCCACTGTCGAAACGCAGCAGGAAGGCCGAAATCCAGGCGCAGGCGACGAGCCCGGCGTCGACCGCCAACTGACCAACGCGGCGCACCTTGGGCGAGGAGCTCAAGGCCCGCAACGACCGGATGATGTGTAGGAGCGCTTTCATTCGGCCGCGGTGAGCATCAACCGCGCTAGTTCGCCGGGGTCTCGCCGTCTGCGCTCGAAACCGCCGCGCGGCTTGTGCTCGATGCGGACCTTGGCTGGATCCTCGAGCCGCCGCATACGGCCCGTGCGCAACAGCAGTTCGTCGACAGCGCCCAGCCGCCCTTCGAAGGTCGTATAGACGGGCGTGCCGAGCGCCACCGCCTCACGGTTCATCGTACCGCCAGCCGAGATCACCAGATCCGCGAAAGCGATCAGGCTCGGCGCATCGATCGCTCGCTCGGGCACGATCAGACGCGGCCGGCGAGCGAGCTCCGCGCGTTGCTCGGGGAGGCGCGGCAGCACCACGACCTGCGCGTCTTCCCGCTCCAGGCGCTCCAGCAGCGTCGTAAACAGGGGGTTGCGAAAGCGGTGGTAGAGAGAGACCTCGGGCGGCGTACGCACCACCACAATCGGTGCTCCGTCGCGCTCGAGCCCGAGCTCGTCGAGCACCGTCGCCTGGGGCTCGAAGTCGGCGAGGTAGTACTCCTCCTTGAGCCCCGCGTAGCGCCGGAGCTTGCCGGCGGCGCCGTAGCGAGCCAGCCGCTCCGGCGGGATCGCTTCGGGAACCACCACCGCTCGTGCAAGCCGGCAGTTGAGGTGGTGTTGAACGCTGGCCCACTCGTAGTCAAAAGCGGTCGCGCTCGGAATCCCAAGCAGCCGCGCCGCCACCGTGACGTCGTTCGAGCCATGACCAAGCGCGAGGTCGAAGCCCCGGCGCCGCGCCCAGCGCGCGAGCGCGATACTGCGCGCGACCAAGCCTCTCGCCTTGCCGCTCAGCCGACCGCCACCGTGGCGCCCGATAGCCACGTGGTCCAAGCGGTGTTGCCGACACAGCTCGAGTGTTTGCGCGAAGTCGCGGGCGGTCACCTCGACTTCGTGTCCCTGCGCCCGCAACCAGCGCACGATCGGCGCCATCACCAGCACGTGCGGACTGTTGGTGAGGTCGACCCAGATCCTCATCGCACGCTCGGGCGCGAGGGGGCATCGCTGAATGCGGCAGCGATAGCGTCGACCACTTCCGCGACCTCGTTCGCTGTCAAGTCCGGACCGATCGGCAGCGCGAGGTTGGTGGCTGCAACCTCCTCGGTGCCTGGCAGCGCATAGGTGGGCGCGAAAGAGCGCATCGCGGGCTGACAGTGGATCGGGCGCGCGTAGTAAGAGCGGGCCTCGATACCGCGCTCGCTCAGGGCTCGTGCGAGCGACTCGCGGTGGCGGTGACGGGTGACGAACAGGTGGTAGACGTGCCGCCCGTCTGGCGGCTCGACGGGCAGCGCCAGCCAGCGTTCCAGTTGCGCGCGGCGATAGTGGTCGGCGGCCGCGCGACGCCGCTGCGTCCACTCTTCGAGGTGCGGCAGGAGGACGCGTAGCACGGCTGCCTGCAAGGCGTCAAGGCGAGAGTTGAGACCGATCGCTTCGAACGTTTCCTTGTCACGCGACCCGTGGTGGCGGAGCAGGCGCACGCGTTCCGCGAGCACCGGATCGTCGCTCGTAACCGCCCCGCCGTCGCCGAGGCACGGCAGATTTTTCGACGGGAAGAACGAGAAGGCAGCGATGTCGCCAAGCGCGCCGGCGCGGCGGCCGCCGCGCGCCGCACCGGCGGCCTGAGCCGCGTCCTCGACGATCGGCAGCCCGAAGGCCCGAAGCTCTTCGATCGGCGCCGGGTAGCCGAAGAGGTGGACGGCAACGATCGCCCGCGTCCTCAGCCCGAGTCGCGGCTTCACCGTTTCCGGCGTGACGCAGAAGGTCTGCGGATCGACGTCGCAGAAAACCGGCCGTGCGCCGATCGCCGCCACCGCCTCGGCCGTTGCGTAGAAGGTGAAGGACGGCACGATCACCTCGTCTTCGGGGCCCACGCCGAGGGCCCTAAGAGCGAGCATCAACGCTTCGGTGCCGTTCGCGACGCCGACGCAGTGGCGGGCGCCGACTGCCTGTGCGAACTCTCGCTCGAACGCTTCCACCTCTGGGCCGAGCACGTAGCGACCGCTCGCCAGCACGCGTTCGATCGCCGTCAACAGCTCGGCTCGGTAAGGGGCGAGGGAAAAGCGAAAAAGCGAGATACGCACGGCCGGCTAGGCTAACCGGGCACGGCTCGGCGAGCGCGCTGGCCAAAACTGCTGCGCCCGCGGCTCTCACCGGCACCCACCTCCGGCTACCCACTACCCAGTGTTTCTCCTAGCCTCGTTAACCGACCCGATCGTCGAGCTGGCGGTCGACGTGGTACGCACGCTCGGCCTTCCCGGCGTGTTCGTGCTGATGGTTCTCGAAAGCGCGTGCATACC
Protein-coding regions in this window:
- a CDS encoding DUF354 domain-containing protein, with protein sequence MRIWVDLTNSPHVLVMAPIVRWLRAQGHEVEVTARDFAQTLELCRQHRLDHVAIGRHGGGRLSGKARGLVARSIALARWARRRGFDLALGHGSNDVTVAARLLGIPSATAFDYEWASVQHHLNCRLARAVVVPEAIPPERLARYGAAGKLRRYAGLKEEYYLADFEPQATVLDELGLERDGAPIVVVRTPPEVSLYHRFRNPLFTTLLERLEREDAQVVVLPRLPEQRAELARRPRLIVPERAIDAPSLIAFADLVISAGGTMNREAVALGTPVYTTFEGRLGAVDELLLRTGRMRRLEDPAKVRIEHKPRGGFERRRRDPGELARLMLTAAE
- a CDS encoding DegT/DnrJ/EryC1/StrS family aminotransferase; this encodes MRISLFRFSLAPYRAELLTAIERVLASGRYVLGPEVEAFEREFAQAVGARHCVGVANGTEALMLALRALGVGPEDEVIVPSFTFYATAEAVAAIGARPVFCDVDPQTFCVTPETVKPRLGLRTRAIVAVHLFGYPAPIEELRAFGLPIVEDAAQAAGAARGGRRAGALGDIAAFSFFPSKNLPCLGDGGAVTSDDPVLAERVRLLRHHGSRDKETFEAIGLNSRLDALQAAVLRVLLPHLEEWTQRRRAAADHYRRAQLERWLALPVEPPDGRHVYHLFVTRHRHRESLARALSERGIEARSYYARPIHCQPAMRSFAPTYALPGTEEVAATNLALPIGPDLTANEVAEVVDAIAAAFSDAPSRPSVR